The genomic region TCATCGATCCGCATCGGCCGGGCACGAACATCGGCCTCGAGGAGTTCGACGCCGCCTGGACCGACCTCGTCGCGTTGATGAAGGTCGGCGTGAGCGGCGGCAAGATCGTCACGATCCGACGCCCCGACGACAAGGGCGCGCCGTCGTATCGGGAGGGCCGTCCACGCACGTATGTGTACCGACGGGCAGGCGAGGCATGCCGGGTGTGCGGTGACACGATTCGCACCGAGGTCATGGACGGCCGCAACCTCTTCTGGTGTCCGACCTGCCAGATCTGACGCCGCGCGCCGCCTGCTGATTGACGGGAGAATCAACGCGTGGAACTCATCCTCGTCGTCGTAGGCGCCATCGCGGTCACCGCTGTCGCACACCGGCGGGGGCTGGAACCCGCGTTGATCATCGTCATGATCGGCGGCGCGGTGTCGTTCCTGCCGGACTTCGAGGCACCCGAGCTGGACTCGCACATCCTGCTGACGGTCGTGTTGCCCCCGCTGCTCTACTCGGCGGCGCTGAACTTCTCGTTCCCGACCTTCCTGCGCAACATCAGGCCCATCCTCGGGCTGGGTGTGGGTCTGGTCGTGGTCACCGCGTTCACCGTCGCGGCGGTGGCCTCGTGGCTGGTCGTCGTGCCGTTGACGTTCGGGACGGCACTGGTCCTCGGCGCGATCGTGGCCCCGCCCGATGCCGTCACGGCGGTCGCCGTTGGCCGCAAGCTCGGGCTGCCCAAGAAGGTGATGGCGATCCTCACCGGCGAGAGCCTCATCAACGACGCCGCCGCCCTTACGCTGTTCTCGATAGCCGTCGCGCAGGTCGCGGGAACCCACACGTTCATCGAGAATCCGTTCCTGCTGTTCACCTACAGTGCCGTGCTGGGGCCGGTCGTGGGTGCGGTGCTCGGTCTCGTCACGCTGTGGATCCGCAAGCGGCTGGCCAATCCGGGGTTGGAGACGGTGCAGGGTCTGGTGGTGCCGTTCGCGGCGTTCATCACCGCCGAGGAACTGCACGCATCCGGCGTGCTGGCAGTCGTGGTCGCGGGTTTCGTGGTCGGCAACGGCACGCTGTCAGCGGGGTATCAGACCCGGCTGCAGGAGCGCTACGTGTGGAACTCGGTCGATGTGCTGCTCGAGGCCTTCGTGTTCGCCTACATCGGGCTGCATCTGCGGTTCGTTCTCGAGGATCTGCGCGACGCCCACGAATCGCTGACGGAAGTGGCGATCGCCGCGCTGATCGTGCTGGTGCTGGTAATGCTGATCCGGCCGCTGTCGGTGCTTCTCATGTTCGGTCGCAACAAGCTCTCCAGTCACGTCGAACGCAAGCTCAGCGTGCCTGCGCCCGCGGTCGGACGCGGCGCGCGGGGAATGCGACGCGCGGACAAACCGC from Mycolicibacterium sp. YH-1 harbors:
- a CDS encoding sodium:proton antiporter, giving the protein MELILVVVGAIAVTAVAHRRGLEPALIIVMIGGAVSFLPDFEAPELDSHILLTVVLPPLLYSAALNFSFPTFLRNIRPILGLGVGLVVVTAFTVAAVASWLVVVPLTFGTALVLGAIVAPPDAVTAVAVGRKLGLPKKVMAILTGESLINDAAALTLFSIAVAQVAGTHTFIENPFLLFTYSAVLGPVVGAVLGLVTLWIRKRLANPGLETVQGLVVPFAAFITAEELHASGVLAVVVAGFVVGNGTLSAGYQTRLQERYVWNSVDVLLEAFVFAYIGLHLRFVLEDLRDAHESLTEVAIAALIVLVLVMLIRPLSVLLMFGRNKLSSHVERKLSVPAPAVGRGARGMRRADKPPGKWRSRIDRRSLSWQENVVVSWTGMRGVVTLAAAAAIPVTTASGEPFPERATIQAIAFVVSVGTLLIQGWTLPPLISRLRLSRFSDDHAADRGEELKAERAVHDAAEEVLAQFRANPPAGMDPQVLADIGNTIARHSQDADQMPDPEAHTKRAEVFSALYREVLSAQRAALIAERDEGRIEDEAVRGMLERLDLQEAGVSARLESRL